Proteins from a single region of Allocatelliglobosispora scoriae:
- a CDS encoding ABC transporter substrate-binding protein, which yields MSTAPRLRRLVPVLAVLVTAVTVSACSNTPATDTGAPAALSGSGPATLWVRAADEPLDKALVAAWNTANPDRKITMLTVPDAQYVQKYVQAVRSGDTPDLAAVDIANVKSLTSQNLLTDITAQVNALPYKGELAPAGVDISTVDGKIYALPHQLDVSMLYYNKALFTKAGLDPAKPPTTLDELVNAARKITALGDGTYGFTMAGNCAGCNAYTLLPYIWASGGDIMNADGTKATLDSPAVAAALNAHKTMWDEKLMPPAAKDDNGATWLTGFQSGKVGMVALGSFGVSVYKADKNLDFGVTAIPGSQGTSAFLGGDVIGISKGAKNAQTAWDFIAWSMSADVQKTVVANTGQLTVRADAADNAATQAEPRLLVANKLIATAKVPVTAKYNSLFIDPTGPYLKFLRDWIFVGDTAKAISTGNDGFRSRLAS from the coding sequence ATGTCTACCGCACCCCGGCTGCGCCGGCTGGTGCCGGTGCTGGCCGTCCTCGTCACGGCCGTCACCGTCTCCGCCTGCAGTAACACTCCGGCCACCGACACCGGCGCCCCCGCGGCGCTCAGCGGCTCCGGGCCCGCGACCCTCTGGGTACGCGCCGCCGACGAACCCCTGGACAAGGCACTCGTCGCCGCCTGGAACACCGCCAACCCCGACCGCAAGATCACCATGCTGACGGTGCCCGACGCCCAGTACGTGCAGAAGTACGTCCAGGCGGTCCGCAGCGGCGACACACCCGACCTGGCGGCCGTCGACATCGCCAACGTCAAGTCGCTGACCAGCCAGAACCTGCTCACCGACATCACCGCTCAGGTCAACGCCCTGCCCTACAAGGGTGAGCTCGCCCCGGCCGGCGTCGACATCAGCACCGTCGACGGCAAGATCTACGCCCTGCCACACCAGCTCGACGTGTCGATGCTCTACTACAACAAGGCGCTGTTCACCAAGGCCGGACTCGACCCGGCCAAGCCGCCGACGACCCTCGACGAGCTCGTCAACGCCGCTCGCAAGATCACCGCGCTCGGCGACGGGACCTACGGCTTCACCATGGCCGGCAACTGCGCCGGCTGCAACGCCTACACCCTGCTCCCCTACATCTGGGCCAGCGGCGGCGACATCATGAACGCCGACGGCACCAAGGCCACGCTCGACAGCCCCGCCGTCGCCGCCGCCCTCAACGCCCACAAGACGATGTGGGACGAGAAGCTCATGCCGCCCGCGGCGAAGGACGACAACGGCGCCACCTGGCTCACCGGCTTCCAGTCCGGCAAGGTCGGCATGGTCGCGCTGGGCAGCTTCGGCGTCAGCGTCTACAAGGCCGACAAGAACCTCGACTTCGGCGTCACCGCCATCCCCGGCTCCCAGGGCACCTCCGCCTTCCTCGGCGGCGACGTCATCGGCATCTCCAAGGGCGCCAAGAACGCCCAGACCGCCTGGGACTTCATCGCCTGGAGCATGTCCGCCGACGTGCAGAAGACCGTCGTCGCCAACACCGGCCAGCTCACCGTCCGCGCCGACGCCGCCGACAACGCCGCCACCCAGGCCGAGCCCCGGCTGCTCGTCGCCAACAAGCTCATCGCCACCGCCAAGGTGCCGGTGACCGCGAAGTACAACTCGCTGTTCATCGACCCGACCGGCCCCTACCTGAAGTTCCTGCGCGACTGGATCTTCGTCGGCGACACCGCCAAGGCGATCAGCACCGGCAACGACGGCTTCCGCAGCCGCCTGGCTTCCTGA
- a CDS encoding carbohydrate ABC transporter permease — protein sequence MTTPTPRRLRRPDWLPAAAFWTVFGLLALLFVAPLGWLLLASVKTSAEFAQTPPTLLPSSPSLENYRRLLDAGLARNVLNSALVTLGTVVAASVVSVLAGYGFARFRFRFRGVLFLIVLSTLMIPFQSIVPSLYVILDDLNLTNSLAGLVLVYTVFAIPFGIFTMRAAFAAVPAAVEEAAIVDGAGPFATLRRVLLPIVAPGVATVALYAFFTAWNEFLAALIFTTRQEQYTLPVVLANLQSGAGGTLNWGVLETGAVVSAVPCVVIFLILQRYYVAGLTGGAVKE from the coding sequence GTGACCACCCCGACGCCCCGGCGGCTCCGGCGCCCGGACTGGCTGCCCGCCGCCGCCTTCTGGACCGTCTTCGGCCTGCTCGCGCTGCTGTTCGTCGCACCGCTGGGCTGGCTGCTGCTCGCCTCGGTCAAGACCAGCGCCGAGTTCGCCCAGACCCCGCCCACCCTGCTGCCGTCGAGCCCCAGCCTGGAGAACTACCGGCGCCTGCTCGACGCCGGTCTCGCCCGCAACGTGCTCAACAGTGCCCTGGTCACCCTCGGGACCGTCGTCGCCGCGAGCGTCGTGTCGGTGCTCGCGGGCTATGGATTCGCCCGGTTCCGGTTCCGGTTCCGCGGCGTGCTCTTCCTCATCGTCCTGTCCACCCTGATGATCCCGTTCCAGTCGATCGTCCCGTCGCTCTACGTCATCCTCGACGACCTGAACCTGACCAACTCGCTCGCCGGTCTCGTCCTCGTCTACACCGTCTTCGCCATCCCCTTCGGCATCTTCACCATGCGGGCCGCCTTCGCCGCCGTCCCCGCGGCGGTCGAGGAGGCGGCGATCGTCGACGGTGCCGGACCGTTCGCCACCCTGCGACGGGTCCTGCTGCCGATCGTGGCGCCGGGCGTGGCCACCGTCGCGCTCTACGCCTTCTTCACCGCCTGGAACGAGTTCCTCGCGGCGCTCATCTTCACCACCCGGCAGGAGCAGTACACGCTGCCGGTCGTCCTGGCCAACCTGCAGTCCGGTGCGGGCGGGACGCTCAACTGGGGCGTACTGGAGACCGGGGCCGTCGTCTCGGCCGTCCCGTGCGTCGTCATCTTCCTCATCCTGCAGCGCTACTACGTCGCCGGGCTCACCGGCGGCGCCGTCAAGGAATAA
- a CDS encoding carbohydrate ABC transporter permease, with protein MTSAAPARSRRHRRGPMARRQRLGLLFVAPAVLLVLGMFILPVIVTGVMSFYDWSLLGQRRFVGLANYERLAHDTSFRDSLGFTTVYTVIATAALLVVGMVLASAVRHRRRGVGLLRTAYVVPVVIGFATASYVTLWLLDDRIGIIPDLLRRLGVVDGPVSVFSSFPSALAVVVVLVVWKTVGLTMLLLMTGMQAISKDYYEAAQVDGASRLRTYFKITLPLLRPTIGLVLILTVIGSYLAFDQFFILTQGGPDNSTIPVVYLIYRAGFIDFNLGYSAAMSIALMVILLILTSIQLLLTRTREEA; from the coding sequence ATGACGAGCGCGGCACCGGCCCGGTCCCGGCGGCATCGGCGTGGTCCGATGGCCCGCCGGCAGCGGCTCGGCCTGCTCTTCGTCGCCCCGGCCGTCCTGCTCGTGCTGGGGATGTTCATCCTCCCCGTGATCGTCACCGGGGTGATGTCGTTCTACGACTGGTCGCTGCTCGGCCAGCGCCGCTTCGTCGGGCTCGCCAACTACGAACGGCTCGCCCACGACACGTCGTTCCGGGACAGCCTCGGCTTCACCACCGTCTACACGGTGATCGCCACGGCGGCGCTGCTCGTGGTCGGCATGGTGCTCGCCTCGGCGGTCCGCCACCGCCGTCGCGGGGTCGGGCTGCTGCGGACGGCGTACGTGGTGCCGGTGGTGATCGGCTTCGCCACGGCGAGCTACGTGACGCTGTGGCTGCTCGACGACCGGATCGGCATCATCCCCGACCTGCTGCGCCGCCTCGGCGTCGTCGACGGGCCGGTCTCGGTCTTCTCCAGCTTCCCGTCGGCCCTCGCCGTCGTGGTGGTGCTCGTGGTCTGGAAGACCGTCGGGCTGACGATGCTGCTGCTCATGACCGGCATGCAGGCGATCTCGAAGGACTACTACGAGGCCGCCCAGGTCGACGGGGCCTCCCGGCTGCGGACCTACTTCAAGATCACCCTGCCGCTGCTGCGGCCGACGATCGGCCTGGTGCTCATCCTGACCGTCATCGGCAGCTACCTCGCCTTCGACCAGTTCTTCATCCTGACCCAGGGCGGCCCCGACAACAGCACCATCCCGGTCGTCTACCTCATCTACCGGGCCGGGTTCATCGACTTCAACCTCGGCTACTCCGCCGCGATGTCGATCGCCCTCATGGTCATCCTGCTCATCCTCACCAGCATCCAGCTGCTGCTGACGCGTACCCGGGAGGAAGCGTGA
- a CDS encoding LacI family DNA-binding transcriptional regulator has product MAGSHSSAARVTMRDVASVAGVSTATVSKVLNERPDVGDEVRKRVLDTIARLGYRPNAVARGLRSRHTDTIAILTDDLEGIFTTALMRGVEDAASDYNTSVLLANSYGDPEKERTHLRRLLDRQVDGLIIMSGNRVRPRSGPALPLPGTPYLFLYEYGVTEAVPSILPDDHGGAVLAARHLLDIGRRRIGFINGPASWEVTADRFQGLVQTLDAAGAPLDPMLVRQSPSWAPEDGYALASAMLDNPEPPDAIFGASDDLATGAMAAIHDRGLRIPGDIAVVGFDDRSLAVHQRPPLTTVALPLLEMGRVAGRRLLAAVNGEPQSHELIRVPCELKIRASTIG; this is encoded by the coding sequence GTGGCCGGATCGCACAGCTCAGCCGCCCGCGTCACGATGCGCGACGTGGCGTCCGTCGCCGGCGTCTCGACCGCGACCGTCTCCAAGGTGCTCAACGAGCGACCCGATGTGGGCGATGAGGTGCGCAAACGTGTTCTCGACACCATAGCTCGGCTCGGTTATCGCCCCAACGCGGTCGCCCGGGGGCTGCGCTCCCGCCACACCGACACCATCGCGATCCTCACCGACGACCTCGAGGGGATCTTCACGACCGCGCTCATGCGCGGCGTCGAGGACGCCGCCTCCGACTACAACACCTCGGTGCTGCTCGCCAACAGCTACGGCGACCCTGAGAAGGAGCGCACCCACCTGCGGCGACTGCTCGACCGGCAGGTCGACGGGCTCATCATCATGTCCGGCAACCGGGTCCGCCCCCGCTCCGGCCCGGCGCTGCCCCTGCCCGGTACGCCGTATCTGTTCCTCTACGAGTACGGCGTCACCGAAGCGGTGCCCAGCATCCTCCCCGACGACCACGGCGGAGCCGTCCTCGCCGCCCGGCACCTGCTCGACATCGGCCGCCGCCGGATCGGGTTCATCAACGGTCCCGCGTCCTGGGAGGTGACCGCCGACCGCTTCCAGGGCCTTGTGCAGACCCTCGACGCGGCGGGTGCCCCGCTCGATCCGATGCTGGTGCGGCAGTCGCCGTCCTGGGCGCCCGAGGACGGGTACGCGCTGGCCAGCGCCATGCTCGACAATCCCGAGCCGCCCGATGCGATCTTCGGCGCCAGCGACGACCTCGCCACCGGTGCGATGGCCGCCATCCACGACCGGGGCCTGCGCATCCCCGGCGACATCGCGGTCGTCGGGTTCGACGACCGGTCGCTCGCCGTGCACCAGCGGCCGCCGCTCACCACGGTCGCCCTGCCGCTGCTGGAGATGGGCCGGGTCGCGGGCCGACGGCTGCTCGCCGCCGTCAACGGCGAGCCGCAGAGCCACGAGCTGATCCGGGTCCCCTGCGAGCTCAAGATCCGCGCCTCCACGATCGGCTGA